From Synchiropus splendidus isolate RoL2022-P1 chromosome 10, RoL_Sspl_1.0, whole genome shotgun sequence, the proteins below share one genomic window:
- the mphosph8 gene encoding M-phase phosphoprotein 8 isoform X4, which produces MATETKPEPGESEEEDVYEVERIIDMRDEEGEVLYRVRWKNYCSDDDTWEPEAHLEDCHEVLLAFKKTMSELKAKKEEDKPAEAVPVKPAVKIEAFDADSESDSDKDRPTEAPVKKTKKKKHKEQEIAQLPKEKEKKKKKDKVKEDIKPLPAPETDDDELKPLTPPSPPKEKPRVLSKKHVIDSEEEDDVTVPPKRHKKEKEKDSGKPKKEKKVERKKKKEKKERKPESSEEEVTAPLEEDLSDTPSESPVDETPSVEAVTKSADKSPYDDKSKLKRGKWEVKLHGLKDLTQEKKVKRADSQQKESSLLKLKSLTSKAKEATPHSSDSSDSTTLFKKNKSKAAESSPASSKAPTSSTSSSPSSTGVTPSSNKAKEEAVAKEDASAAKDKGSSPNLFEKFLLNCEAKDRAPRRPPVHQPIAEKSSSSSSSSSSKPTKVIGKTEKVQKPTKESPVHKPEPEKTKHEVTPKASQSHGFSLDSDDMETQESTSKMRPGEDFAERKEEPRRLSSERRMPADEKKKRREGPFMASEDNQDIHDPLESIDKSDKGPSTLNLGMDLNLDWMSLDDFQKHLNGEDELLSGPPLSPSELRDAVKSGDYMAVKLALNSRTEYNLDQEVCTFGGSCLVPSNLDKAAANASGSENEKDIGKLKNISVPAIEPTQENACRAATDSHASEIPDFNNFEKQDGLTQPQEGGSACFSNNPNSSSEGMQKPSEALPAMDACKPDQSPSSEGSDSNKVAGDVIQTQLDGTSKAAAEGLAKPEHKKRMTERREPVRSSERTCKKVLPSAEILMEEWLEEKPTHAKHFCIYCRLAVSHISKHLEKKHAEETDVAHAIHFPKGSKVRQTLLDQICKKGDYEYGHFLKKGRWDTVSSRQSYVGASNRDFLPCQHCFTFHRNADLWSHEQSCKSRTEAVPPSDKASGSGSSSLSEFLTDSCREIIHVMHQDELCQHIKNDPLICKFGSAQSVKCDHNKSQFPHIAQTMRDLARFMLAVNHVDQSVQYLHEICLQSKFDLAVEGAKRACAFAPSDALKTPPFITTLGHSLKRAAEIAFGESRMTEDSETENEVKGFIQLLDTKWDECFAPSVGASPSTDEVEKFNEDESTVTEDLMKLHRFISAEENGARLELRERPSTSIWKRLSEATLADVCLFNRGRVGNIGRMLLHTYAHKRNTGTCLLTADQIRKNTKLELELCGGFTRLELEGQYGRNVTVLLTEKMVFLIDLLINYREDASVSKSNTYLFARTEGPSFIRGLDCIRKTAVESGVKNPEALLSPSLREQIACCWQLLSLRGASEQRAASNGPHSTTIFWHFERWYCA; this is translated from the exons ATGGCGACCGAAACTAAGCCCGAACCCGGGGAAAGCGAAGAGGAAGACGTATACGAAGTGGAGAGGATCATTGACATGCGGGATGAGGAG GGCGAGGTACTTTACAGAGTACGTTGGAAGAATTACTGCTCAGATGATGACACTTGGGAGCCAGAAGCCCATCTGGAAGACTGTCATGAGGTCCTGCTGGCATTCAAAAAGACCATGTCTGAGCTTAAAGCCAAGAAGGAAGAAGACAAACCAGCAGAAGCTGTGCCAGTG AAACCAGCAGTGAAGATCGAAGCATTTGATGCAGACTCTGAGAGCGACAGTGACAAAGATCGGCCAACAGAAGCACCGGtgaaaaaaacgaaaaagaaaaagcataaGGAGCAAGAAATAGCCCAACTTCCTAaggaaaaggagaagaaaaagaagaaggacaaGGTAAAGGAAGACATAAAGCCTCTCCCTGCACCAGAGACAGATGACGATGAGCTAAAACCTCTTACTCCACCGTCGCCCCCAAAAGAGAAGCCAAGAGTATTATCCAAAAAACATGTCATTGActctgaggaagaagatgatgtgACTGTTCCCCCTAAAAGGCAtaagaaagagaaggagaaagATAGTGGGAAGCccaaaaaggaaaagaaagtggagagaaagaaaaagaaagaaaagaaggaaaggaaGCCAGAAAGTTCAGAAGAGGAGGTCACTGCTCCGCTAGAGGAGGATTTGAGTGACACTCCTTCGGAATCACCAGTGGATGAAACCCCTTCAGTAGAGGCAGTCACAAAGTCAGCTGATAAGTCGCCCTATGACGACAAGTCTAAGCTTAAAAGGggaaagtgggaggttaagctGCATGGCCTGAAAGAtctcacacaggagaaaaaggTAAAGCGAGCGGACAGCCAGCAAAAGGAGTCAAGTCTACTCAAACTTAAGAGCCTGACTTCGAAAGCAAAAGAAGCAACCCCACACTCATCTGACTCCAGTGATAGCaccacactttttaaaaaaaacaagagcaaagCTGCCGAGAGCTCGCCAGCCTCATCTAAAGCGCCCACATCGTCGACGTCGTCTTCTCCATCATCCACGGGAGTGACACCGTCCAGCAacaaggccaaagaggaggcaGTGGCTAAAGAGGATGCATCAGCTGCGAAAGATAAAGGCAGCTCCCCCAACCTGTTTGAGAAGTTCCTGTTGAATTGTGAGGCCAAAGACAGAGCCCCCCGCAGGCCACCAGTGCACCAGCCCATcgcagagaagagcagcagcagcagcagcagcagcagcagcaagccaACTAAG GTAATTGGAAAGACTGAGAAGGTTCAGAAACCAACCAAAGAATCTCCGGTTCACAAGCCAGAGCCTGAGAAGACAAAACATGAAG tTACACCAAAAGCGAGCCAAAGTCATGGCTTCTCATTAGACAGTGATGACATGGAAACACAGGAATCTACATCGAAGATGAGACCTGGAGAGGATTTTGCGGAGCGCAAGGAGGAACCTCGACGACTCAGTTCAGAGAGGAGAATGCCAGCGGATGAAAAGAAGAAGCGGCGGGAAGGACCTTTCATGGCTAGTGAAGACAATCAAGACATTCATGACCCCCTTGAGAGTATTGATAAATCAG ATAAAGGCCCATCTACACTCAATCTTGGAATGGATCTCAACCTCGACTGGATGTCCCTTGATGATTTCCAGAAACATCTAAATGGAGAGGATGAGCTCCTCTCAGGTCCACCATTATCGCCGA GTGAGTTGCGTGATGCGGTGAAAAGTGGAGACTACATGGCTGTAAAGCTGGCCCTGAATTCGAGGACAGAATATAACCTTGATCAAGAg GTGTGTACATTTGGAGGGAGTTGCTTGGTCCCATCTAACCTTGATAAGGCTGCAGCTAATGCCTCTGGTTCTGAGAATGAAAAAGATATCGGCAAACTGAAGAACATATCGGTTCCTGCAATTGAACCAACTCAGGAAAATGCCTGCAGAGCTGCAACCGATTCACATGCTTCCGAAATTCCAGATTTTAATAATTTTGAAAAGCAAGATGGACTGACGCAACCACAAGAAGGAGGAAGTGCTTGTTTTTCAAATAACCCTAATTCAAGCAGCGAAGGAATGCAAAAGCCAAGTGAAGCTTTACCAGCAATGGATGCTTGCAAGCCTGACCAAAGCCCATCGTCAGAGGGAAGCGACTCAAATAAAGTTGCAGGAGATGTGATTCAAACTCAATTAGATGGCACGTCTAAGGCCGCCGCTGAAGGTCTTGCTAAACCAGAGCACAAAAAGAGAATGACTGAAAGGAGGGAGCCTGTAAGATCAAGTGAAAGAACTTGTAAAAAAGTACTACCTAGTGCAGAGATCCTAATGGAAGAATGGCTGGAAGAAAAACCAACCCACGCTAAGCACTTTTGTATTTATTGCAGATTGGCAGTCTCccacatttcaaaacatttagAAAAGAAGCATGCAGAAGAAACTGATGTTGCACACGCAATACACTTCCCCAAAGGTTCCAAGGTCAGACAGACGCTGCTTGACCAAATCTGTAAAAAAGGAGATTATGAATATGGTCACTTTCTCAAGAAGGGACGTTGGGACACGGTGTCCTCCAGACAATCATATGTAGGAGCGTCTAATCGTGACTTTCTTCCGTGCCAGCATTGCTTTACATTTCATCGAAATGCTGACTTGTGGAGTCACGAGCAATCATGCAAGTCCAGGACAGAAGCTGTGCCTCCGTCAGACAAAGCTTCCGGCTCTGGATCCAGTTCCTTGTCAGAGTTCCTAACTGACAGCTGTAGAGAAATTATCCATGTAATGCACCAAGATGAACTGTGTCAGCATATCAAAAATGACCCTCTTATTTGTAAATTTGGCAGTGCACAGTCAGTTAAGTGTGATCATAACAAGTCCCAGTTTCCCCATATCGCCCAAACGATGAGAGATTTGGCTCGATTCATGCTTGCTGTTAATCATGTTGACCAAAGTGTGCAGTATTTGCATGAGATCTGCTTGCAGTCTAAATTTGATTTGGCTGTTGAAGGAGCCAAAAGGGCCTGTGCATTTGCTCCTTCTGATGCACTTAAAACACCCCCCTTCATCACAACACTGGGCCACTCATTAAAAAGAGCTGCAGAAATAGCGTTTGGAGAAAGTCGAATGACAGAAGACAGTGAAACAGAGAATGAAGTAAAAGGGTTCATTCAGCTCCTTGATACTAAATGGGATGAATGTTTTGCTCCAAGTGTGGGGGCGTCTCCATCAACTGACGAAGTGGAGAAGTTCAATGAGGATGAGTCAACTGTAACTGAGGACTTGATGAAACTCCACAGATTTATCAGTGCTGAAGAGAACGGAGCGAGACTTGAGCTCAGGGAAAGACCAAGCACATCGATATGGAAGAGATTGAGCGAAGCCACTCTTGCAGATGTCTGCCTCTTCAACAGAGGACGTGTGGGAAATATTGGCCGAATGCTCCTGCATACTTACGCTCACAAGAGGAATACAGGAACATGTCTGCTGACCGCAGATCAAATTCGGAAAAATACTAAACTGGAGCTTGAGCTCTGTGGGGGTTTTACCCGTTTGGAATTGGAAGGTCAGTATGGACGAAACGTGACGGTGCTGCTGACCGAAAAGATGGTGTTCTTAATTGATTTGCTCATAAATTATCGAGAGGATGCAAGTGTGTCCAAAAGCAACACCTATCTATTTGCACGAACTGAAGGGCCTTCCTTTATCAGAGGATTGGATTGTATCAGAAAGACTGCCGTGGAGTCTGGTGTGAAAAACCCTGAAGCACTTTTGTCTCCGTCTTTAAGGGAGCAAATCGCCTGCTGCTGGCAGCTATTGAGTCTCC GTGGAGCAAGTGAGCAAAGAGCTGCTTCAAATGGACCGCACTCTACCACAATTTTCTGGCACTTTGAAAGATG GTACTGTGCTTAA
- the mphosph8 gene encoding M-phase phosphoprotein 8 isoform X5, producing MTYFEKMNQFNQVCTFGGSCLVPSNLDKAAANASGSENEKDIGKLKNISVPAIEPTQENACRAATDSHASEIPDFNNFEKQDGLTQPQEGGSACFSNNPNSSSEGMQKPSEALPAMDACKPDQSPSSEGSDSNKVAGDVIQTQLDGTSKAAAEGLAKPEHKKRMTERREPVRSSERTCKKVLPSAEILMEEWLEEKPTHAKHFCIYCRLAVSHISKHLEKKHAEETDVAHAIHFPKGSKVRQTLLDQICKKGDYEYGHFLKKGRWDTVSSRQSYVGASNRDFLPCQHCFTFHRNADLWSHEQSCKSRTEAVPPSDKASGSGSSSLSEFLTDSCREIIHVMHQDELCQHIKNDPLICKFGSAQSVKCDHNKSQFPHIAQTMRDLARFMLAVNHVDQSVQYLHEICLQSKFDLAVEGAKRACAFAPSDALKTPPFITTLGHSLKRAAEIAFGESRMTEDSETENEVKGFIQLLDTKWDECFAPSVGASPSTDEVEKFNEDESTVTEDLMKLHRFISAEENGARLELRERPSTSIWKRLSEATLADVCLFNRGRVGNIGRMLLHTYAHKRNTGTCLLTADQIRKNTKLELELCGGFTRLELEGQYGRNVTVLLTEKMVFLIDLLINYREDASVSKSNTYLFARTEGPSFIRGLDCIRKTAVESGVKNPEALLSPSLREQIACCWQLLSLRESELDQIGKLLGRSGEDFFRLTDNPSQVEQVSKELLQMDRTLPQFSGTLKDGTVLKTPVKRRPWSEREQAAVKRYLCDFITKMKVPGKKECNACIAGEPDLVGRTWTDVKNFVHNTLQTMRRRNKQGKSEESVRNLRTNVKDDQVQTKWSMENKNVGTEEALQDNPYMPIGSSSQYSQEMSLGFTAMCSTNMGMIQSHPPLTASFTPLNVTDTQVVPTYSPLNTTNAVMSLPCSLESNNLPMTASHTLNATNIHPPPSTENSVFSSYNPSNIPNTTMVPAYEPLSSQTSTFSSRPNHHSVVHCSLTPLHPPRTDTVPSTQHSTSAAQVVPIVPGSSGSDILPPTPENSCAFTPQKVAPVLKPQKRHKRLWSMDEQVAVRRQFGDFCKLAKIPGKKECDACLAAEPALSSRTWREVKYFVHNSIQSMRRRGVAVASIQVESQSPQTVCPTIVATDCDGPVYLSL from the exons ATGACGTATTTTGAAAAGATGAACCAATttaaccag GTGTGTACATTTGGAGGGAGTTGCTTGGTCCCATCTAACCTTGATAAGGCTGCAGCTAATGCCTCTGGTTCTGAGAATGAAAAAGATATCGGCAAACTGAAGAACATATCGGTTCCTGCAATTGAACCAACTCAGGAAAATGCCTGCAGAGCTGCAACCGATTCACATGCTTCCGAAATTCCAGATTTTAATAATTTTGAAAAGCAAGATGGACTGACGCAACCACAAGAAGGAGGAAGTGCTTGTTTTTCAAATAACCCTAATTCAAGCAGCGAAGGAATGCAAAAGCCAAGTGAAGCTTTACCAGCAATGGATGCTTGCAAGCCTGACCAAAGCCCATCGTCAGAGGGAAGCGACTCAAATAAAGTTGCAGGAGATGTGATTCAAACTCAATTAGATGGCACGTCTAAGGCCGCCGCTGAAGGTCTTGCTAAACCAGAGCACAAAAAGAGAATGACTGAAAGGAGGGAGCCTGTAAGATCAAGTGAAAGAACTTGTAAAAAAGTACTACCTAGTGCAGAGATCCTAATGGAAGAATGGCTGGAAGAAAAACCAACCCACGCTAAGCACTTTTGTATTTATTGCAGATTGGCAGTCTCccacatttcaaaacatttagAAAAGAAGCATGCAGAAGAAACTGATGTTGCACACGCAATACACTTCCCCAAAGGTTCCAAGGTCAGACAGACGCTGCTTGACCAAATCTGTAAAAAAGGAGATTATGAATATGGTCACTTTCTCAAGAAGGGACGTTGGGACACGGTGTCCTCCAGACAATCATATGTAGGAGCGTCTAATCGTGACTTTCTTCCGTGCCAGCATTGCTTTACATTTCATCGAAATGCTGACTTGTGGAGTCACGAGCAATCATGCAAGTCCAGGACAGAAGCTGTGCCTCCGTCAGACAAAGCTTCCGGCTCTGGATCCAGTTCCTTGTCAGAGTTCCTAACTGACAGCTGTAGAGAAATTATCCATGTAATGCACCAAGATGAACTGTGTCAGCATATCAAAAATGACCCTCTTATTTGTAAATTTGGCAGTGCACAGTCAGTTAAGTGTGATCATAACAAGTCCCAGTTTCCCCATATCGCCCAAACGATGAGAGATTTGGCTCGATTCATGCTTGCTGTTAATCATGTTGACCAAAGTGTGCAGTATTTGCATGAGATCTGCTTGCAGTCTAAATTTGATTTGGCTGTTGAAGGAGCCAAAAGGGCCTGTGCATTTGCTCCTTCTGATGCACTTAAAACACCCCCCTTCATCACAACACTGGGCCACTCATTAAAAAGAGCTGCAGAAATAGCGTTTGGAGAAAGTCGAATGACAGAAGACAGTGAAACAGAGAATGAAGTAAAAGGGTTCATTCAGCTCCTTGATACTAAATGGGATGAATGTTTTGCTCCAAGTGTGGGGGCGTCTCCATCAACTGACGAAGTGGAGAAGTTCAATGAGGATGAGTCAACTGTAACTGAGGACTTGATGAAACTCCACAGATTTATCAGTGCTGAAGAGAACGGAGCGAGACTTGAGCTCAGGGAAAGACCAAGCACATCGATATGGAAGAGATTGAGCGAAGCCACTCTTGCAGATGTCTGCCTCTTCAACAGAGGACGTGTGGGAAATATTGGCCGAATGCTCCTGCATACTTACGCTCACAAGAGGAATACAGGAACATGTCTGCTGACCGCAGATCAAATTCGGAAAAATACTAAACTGGAGCTTGAGCTCTGTGGGGGTTTTACCCGTTTGGAATTGGAAGGTCAGTATGGACGAAACGTGACGGTGCTGCTGACCGAAAAGATGGTGTTCTTAATTGATTTGCTCATAAATTATCGAGAGGATGCAAGTGTGTCCAAAAGCAACACCTATCTATTTGCACGAACTGAAGGGCCTTCCTTTATCAGAGGATTGGATTGTATCAGAAAGACTGCCGTGGAGTCTGGTGTGAAAAACCCTGAAGCACTTTTGTCTCCGTCTTTAAGGGAGCAAATCGCCTGCTGCTGGCAGCTATTGAGTCTCCGTGAGTCTGAATTAGATCAGATAGGCAAACTGCTTGGAAGAAGTGGTGAAGACTTCTTTAGGCTGACCGATAATCCATCACAGGTGGAGCAAGTGAGCAAAGAGCTGCTTCAAATGGACCGCACTCTACCACAATTTTCTGGCACTTTGAAAGATG GTACTGTGCTTAAGACACCTGTTAAGAGAAGACCCTGGAGCGAAAGGGAACAGGCAGCAGTGAAGCGATACTTGTGTGATTTTATCACCAAGATGAAGGTTCCTGGAAAGAAGGAGTGTAATGCCTGTATTGCAGGAGAACCAGATCTTGTTGGAAGAACCTGGACAGACGTAAAAAACTTTGTTCACAACACACTTCAGACGATGCGCAGAAGGAATAAGCAGGGCAAAAGTGAGGAAAGCGTCCGTAATTTGCGTACCAATGTCAAAGATGATCAAGTACAGACCAAATGGagtatggaaaataaaaatgttggcaCTGAAGAAGCCCTTCAGGATAATCCTTACATGCCAATAGGCTCGTCCTCGCAGTACTCGCAGGAGATGTCTTTGGGTTTCACAGCAATGTGCTCAACCAATATGGGCATGATCCAGTCTCACCCACCTCTGACTGCCTCTTTTACACCCTTAAATGTGACTGATACGCAAGTTGTTCCCACGTACTCCCCACTCAACACCACAAATGCAGTTATGTCACTACCTTGTTCATTGGAAAGCAATAATCTGCCAATGACTGCATCCCATACCCTGAACGCCACAAACATACACCCTCCGCCGAGTACTGAGAACTCTGTGTTTTCCAGTTACAACCCCTCAAACATTCCTAACACCACAATGGTTCCGGCATATGAGCCTTTGAGTTCCCAGACCTCTACTTTTTCTTCCCGGCCCAATCATCATTCTGTCGTTCATTGCTCATTGACGCCTCTTCACCCTCCGAGAACAGACACTGTTCCTTCAACACAGCACAGTACATCAGCAGCACAGGTAGTCCCAATTGTACCTGGATCAAGTGGCTCGGATATATTGCCACCGACCCCAGAAAATTCATGTGCGTTCACCCCCCAAAAGGTTGCTCCGGTTTTGAAgcctcagaagagacacaaacgATTGTGGAGCATGGACGAACAGGTAGCCGTGAGGCGGCAGTTTGGAGACTTCTGCAAATTGGCCAAAATTCCTGGCAAAAAAGAGTGTGATGCCTGTTTAGCAGCTGAACCTGCTTTGAGTAGCAGAACCTGGAGGGAAGTCAAATATTTTGTCCATAATTCAATTCAGTCAATGAGGAGAAGAGGTGTTGCTGTCGCCTCGATTCAAGTGGAGAGTCAAAGTCCACAAACAGTTTGTCCCACTATAGTGGCGACAGATTGCGACGGGCCTGTTTACCTGTCCCTTTGA